Proteins encoded together in one Olsenella timonensis window:
- a CDS encoding transposase translates to MSRGARQVSESGFYHVMMRGCGRQILFEDDGDRLRFLSLLSEMLTRSSVVLIAWCLMTNHVHLLVGDEGRMLSEALHDLASAYAGYFNRKTGHVGAVFGGRFKSVPVESEAQLVAAARYIHDNPEKGGICPAEEYEWSSFGEYAGKPWICDTSVLLGVLGGTESLLAPGSDASERTPYHFRTGRRVPDEELLDIARAVLHPRDPMEVKGLEARARSGALRRLSEAGLSQRQIERVTGVGRYSIQRALGKA, encoded by the coding sequence ATGTCAAGAGGCGCGAGGCAAGTTTCCGAGTCAGGTTTCTACCACGTGATGATGCGCGGCTGCGGGAGGCAGATCCTCTTTGAGGATGATGGTGACAGACTGAGGTTTCTCAGCCTGCTGTCGGAGATGCTCACCCGGTCGAGCGTCGTTCTTATCGCCTGGTGCCTCATGACGAATCACGTTCACCTTCTTGTGGGCGACGAGGGGAGAATGCTGAGCGAGGCGCTCCACGACCTCGCCTCAGCATACGCGGGGTACTTCAACCGAAAGACCGGGCACGTTGGGGCAGTCTTTGGGGGAAGGTTCAAGAGCGTCCCCGTGGAGTCTGAGGCGCAGCTCGTCGCGGCCGCTCGCTACATCCACGACAACCCCGAGAAGGGAGGGATATGCCCGGCGGAAGAGTACGAGTGGAGCAGCTTCGGGGAGTATGCGGGGAAGCCCTGGATCTGCGACACCAGTGTTCTTCTCGGCGTGCTCGGGGGCACAGAGTCGCTCCTTGCGCCGGGGTCTGACGCCTCCGAGCGTACACCGTATCACTTCCGAACCGGAAGACGAGTGCCCGACGAGGAGCTGCTCGACATTGCGCGCGCCGTGCTTCACCCCCGCGACCCCATGGAGGTGAAGGGGCTCGAGGCGCGCGCAAGGAGCGGGGCCCTCAGGAGGCTGAGCGAGGCCGGCCTGTCTCAGCGCCAGATCGAGCGCGTGACCGGAGTGGGCAGGTATTCAATACAGAGAGCCCTGGGAAAGGCGTGA
- the ptsP gene encoding phosphoenolpyruvate--protein phosphotransferase: MYEGVNASDGIGIGVARVAVEPDLSFTPHAPEDAGDEKQRYAAAVDKFIEQTNAQIARMTETVGEEAAAIMGAHIEFAQDEGIQEMVNGSIESGMCAEQAVSEAYDMYYNMFSNMEDELFRERAADVADVKTGLLADLLGKEVVDLSTLPENSVVVVHELTPSMTADIDKDNVAAIVTETGGRTSHSAIIARALEIPAVLSVADITGTIKNGDMVIVDGTRGRVLVNPDDNDLTHYRAKAKQYAEEKLALEAYRGKETVTGDGEKVLLVANIGNPDDANVAAEHDCEGVGLFRSEFLFMDAKELPSEDEQFAAYQKVALRMKGQPVIIRTLDVGGDKEIPYLNLKKEENPFMGFRAVRYCLNNPDQYRVQLTALLRASAFGDIKIMVPLVTNIDEIRQVKALVEECKADLDARGVAYNKDIEVGTMIETPAASLIADDLAAECDFFSIGTNDLIGYTMCADRGNDRVGYLYEVYQPAVLRSLKRIIEEGNKVGIMVGMCGEAAADPLLIPVLISFGLNEFSVSAPSILRTRRIISEWTKADADALTEKVMKLKTATEVKAMLQAAAR; the protein is encoded by the coding sequence ATGTACGAGGGAGTCAACGCATCTGACGGCATCGGCATCGGTGTTGCCCGAGTCGCCGTGGAGCCCGACCTCAGCTTCACGCCGCACGCGCCGGAGGACGCCGGCGACGAGAAGCAGCGCTATGCGGCTGCGGTGGACAAGTTCATCGAGCAGACCAACGCCCAGATCGCGCGCATGACCGAGACCGTGGGCGAGGAGGCCGCCGCCATCATGGGTGCTCACATCGAGTTCGCCCAGGACGAGGGCATCCAGGAGATGGTCAACGGCTCCATCGAGAGCGGTATGTGCGCCGAGCAGGCCGTCTCCGAGGCCTATGACATGTACTACAACATGTTCTCCAACATGGAGGACGAGCTCTTCCGCGAGCGCGCTGCCGACGTCGCCGACGTCAAGACCGGGCTCCTCGCCGACCTGCTGGGCAAGGAGGTCGTGGACCTCTCCACGCTGCCCGAGAACTCCGTCGTCGTGGTCCACGAGCTCACGCCGTCCATGACCGCCGACATCGACAAGGACAACGTCGCTGCGATCGTGACCGAGACCGGCGGACGCACCTCCCACTCCGCGATCATCGCCCGCGCGCTCGAGATTCCGGCGGTCCTGTCGGTCGCCGACATCACGGGCACCATCAAGAACGGCGATATGGTGATCGTTGACGGAACGCGCGGCCGCGTGCTCGTCAACCCCGACGACAACGACCTCACCCACTACCGCGCCAAGGCCAAGCAGTACGCCGAGGAGAAGCTCGCGCTCGAGGCCTATCGCGGCAAGGAGACCGTGACCGGCGACGGCGAGAAGGTCCTTCTCGTCGCCAACATCGGCAATCCGGACGACGCCAACGTCGCCGCCGAGCATGACTGCGAGGGCGTGGGCCTCTTCCGCTCCGAGTTCCTGTTCATGGACGCCAAGGAGCTCCCGAGCGAGGACGAGCAGTTCGCCGCGTACCAGAAGGTCGCGCTGCGCATGAAGGGGCAGCCGGTCATCATCCGCACGCTCGACGTGGGCGGCGACAAGGAGATCCCGTATCTCAACCTCAAGAAGGAAGAGAACCCGTTCATGGGCTTCCGCGCGGTGCGCTACTGCCTGAACAACCCGGACCAGTACCGGGTCCAGCTCACGGCCCTGCTGCGCGCCTCCGCCTTCGGCGACATCAAGATCATGGTCCCGCTCGTCACCAACATCGACGAGATTCGTCAGGTCAAGGCGCTCGTGGAGGAGTGCAAGGCCGATCTTGACGCGCGCGGCGTGGCCTACAACAAGGACATCGAGGTCGGCACCATGATCGAGACGCCCGCCGCGTCGCTGATCGCCGACGACCTCGCTGCCGAGTGCGACTTCTTCTCGATCGGCACCAACGACCTCATCGGCTACACCATGTGCGCCGACCGCGGCAACGACCGTGTCGGCTACCTCTACGAGGTCTACCAGCCCGCGGTGCTGCGCTCGCTCAAGCGCATCATCGAGGAGGGCAACAAGGTCGGCATCATGGTCGGCATGTGCGGCGAGGCTGCGGCCGACCCGCTGCTGATCCCGGTGCTCATCTCCTTCGGCCTGAACGAGTTCTCCGTGAGCGCGCCGTCGATCCTGCGCACGCGCCGCATCATCTCCGAGTGGACCAAGGCCGATGCCGACGCCCTCACCGAGAAGGTCATGAAGCTCAAGACCGCCACCGAGGTCAAGGCGATGCTCCAGGCCGCTGCCCGCTAG
- a CDS encoding 1-phosphofructokinase family hexose kinase, with amino-acid sequence MIYTMTLNPALDYVMHPLTLDMGFTNRSSSEELHCGGNGINISTLLNELDVPSIAMGIAAGFTGDYLIRRLQEKGVALNFVLLDRGYTRINIKLNGIVMTMVNGMGPKIPEKKVDELLERMDVVGAGDTLVLTGSIPNSLPEDMYMQIMRRLGGRGIQFVVDAPGQLLMESLEAHPFLIKPNNHEVGRIFGVEIEEPEACMPYAHKLQDAGARNVIISCGGHGSLLLDENGAEHVVPTAKIRLVNATGAGDSMVGGFLAQVTRGVDYETALIFASACGTATAASKGIAKRSTIDRVVAALYKKMGRAIPGTIARDMENNREREQARETADGK; translated from the coding sequence TTGATTTACACGATGACGTTGAACCCTGCTCTTGACTACGTCATGCATCCCCTGACCCTCGACATGGGCTTCACCAACCGCTCGTCCTCGGAGGAGCTGCACTGCGGCGGCAACGGCATCAACATCTCCACCCTTCTGAACGAGCTGGACGTTCCCAGCATCGCCATGGGCATCGCGGCCGGCTTCACCGGCGACTACCTCATCCGCCGCCTCCAGGAGAAGGGCGTCGCGCTCAACTTCGTCCTTCTCGACCGTGGCTACACCCGCATCAACATCAAGCTCAACGGCATCGTCATGACGATGGTCAACGGCATGGGCCCCAAGATTCCCGAGAAGAAGGTCGACGAGCTGCTCGAGCGCATGGACGTGGTGGGCGCCGGGGACACGCTGGTCCTCACGGGCTCCATCCCCAACTCGCTTCCCGAGGACATGTACATGCAGATCATGCGGCGCCTCGGCGGCCGCGGCATCCAGTTCGTGGTCGACGCCCCGGGCCAGCTCCTGATGGAGTCCCTCGAGGCGCACCCCTTCCTCATCAAGCCCAACAACCACGAGGTCGGCCGCATCTTCGGCGTTGAGATCGAGGAGCCCGAGGCCTGCATGCCCTACGCGCACAAGCTCCAGGACGCGGGCGCCCGCAACGTCATCATCTCCTGCGGTGGGCACGGCTCGCTGCTGCTCGACGAGAACGGCGCCGAGCACGTGGTCCCCACGGCCAAGATCAGGCTCGTCAACGCGACGGGCGCCGGCGACTCGATGGTCGGCGGCTTCCTCGCGCAGGTCACGCGTGGCGTCGATTACGAGACGGCGCTCATCTTTGCCTCCGCGTGCGGCACCGCCACGGCGGCGAGCAAGGGCATCGCCAAGCGCTCGACCATCGACCGCGTCGTGGCAGCCCTCTACAAGAAGATGGGTCGCGCCATTCCCGGCACCATCGCCCGCGACATGGAGAACAACCGTGAGCGCGAGCAGGCGCGGGAGACGGCGGACGGTAAGTAG
- a CDS encoding NUDIX hydrolase, whose amino-acid sequence MSEGLDAIRRALEGDPALYERVVGTDFSWSGRIFTVEQVEVELSDGSRSGRDLVLHHGGAGVVAVRDGRVCLVRQYRVALGRMTLEIPAGKVDPDEPRDVCAARELTEETGLVAERAELLVESYGAPGFTNEHTSVYFAHGLTQGESAPDEGEFLNVLWLPVDDVIEAIRLGLIDDAKTVMGLLAARAFGML is encoded by the coding sequence ATGTCCGAGGGTCTTGACGCCATTCGCCGCGCGCTCGAGGGCGACCCGGCGCTCTACGAGCGGGTCGTGGGGACTGACTTCTCCTGGTCGGGCAGGATCTTCACCGTCGAGCAGGTCGAGGTCGAGCTCTCCGACGGCTCCCGCAGTGGGCGCGACCTCGTCCTGCACCACGGCGGGGCCGGCGTGGTCGCCGTGCGCGACGGTCGCGTCTGCCTGGTCCGGCAGTACCGAGTGGCGCTCGGGCGCATGACGCTCGAGATTCCCGCGGGCAAGGTCGATCCCGACGAGCCCCGCGACGTCTGCGCCGCGCGCGAGCTCACCGAGGAGACGGGCCTCGTCGCCGAGCGCGCCGAGCTGCTCGTGGAGTCGTACGGCGCGCCGGGCTTCACGAACGAGCACACCTCCGTCTACTTCGCGCACGGCCTCACGCAGGGGGAGTCGGCCCCCGACGAGGGCGAGTTCCTGAACGTGCTGTGGCTTCCGGTGGACGACGTGATCGAGGCCATCCGCCTCGGGCTCATCGACGACGCCAAGACCGTGATGGGGCTTCTCGCCGCGCGCGCCTTCGGGATGCTCTAG
- a CDS encoding DNA/RNA non-specific endonuclease: MPRKIRKGPRRTPARGPLALLVALLVAAAAALGPGALSLPGVGDVPAAGRHVPARSLSYTAWNADAYPDYCRVVGPAVVDVELAPGEARYEGLDGLGRTGRVAALVTFDMMRAGSEREREDMSWIHPSGWGHNAEVDIAMPDGSTYHGAIFNRSHLLAKSLGGEEVPENLVTGTRTQNVGDNRGQDGGMAYAEGLARDWLWDNRDGTVYYAATPVYEGDELVPRSVFVDVLSSDGELDLEVEVFNAAAGFEIDYATGEFWEV, encoded by the coding sequence ATGCCCCGAAAGATCAGGAAAGGGCCGAGAAGGACGCCCGCGCGCGGCCCGCTCGCCCTTCTCGTCGCCCTTCTCGTTGCCGCGGCGGCCGCGCTGGGACCTGGCGCGCTCTCGCTGCCGGGTGTCGGCGACGTCCCAGCCGCAGGCCGGCACGTTCCCGCTCGCTCCCTCTCCTATACCGCCTGGAACGCGGACGCCTACCCCGACTACTGCCGCGTCGTCGGGCCCGCCGTCGTCGACGTCGAGCTGGCGCCGGGCGAGGCGCGCTACGAGGGACTCGACGGGCTCGGCCGCACCGGGCGCGTCGCCGCGCTCGTCACCTTTGACATGATGCGCGCCGGCAGCGAGCGCGAGCGCGAGGACATGTCCTGGATCCACCCCTCTGGCTGGGGGCACAACGCGGAGGTCGACATCGCGATGCCCGACGGCAGCACCTATCACGGCGCGATCTTCAACCGCAGCCACCTGCTCGCCAAGTCGCTCGGCGGCGAGGAGGTGCCGGAGAACCTGGTCACGGGCACGCGGACTCAGAACGTGGGTGACAATCGGGGCCAGGACGGCGGCATGGCATACGCCGAGGGCCTCGCGCGCGACTGGCTGTGGGACAATCGTGACGGCACCGTCTACTACGCCGCGACGCCGGTCTACGAGGGGGACGAGCTCGTGCCCCGCAGCGTCTTCGTCGACGTCCTCTCCTCGGACGGCGAGCTTGACCTCGAGGTCGAGGTCTTCAACGCCGCCGCGGGGTTCGAGATCGACTACGCCACCGGCGAGTTCTGGGAGGTATGA